One Pyrococcus furiosus DSM 3638 genomic region harbors:
- a CDS encoding molybdenum cofactor biosynthesis protein MoaE — MKKVRLVKKPEDFNLDEAVSLVSNPSVGAIVTFLGKVRNENAGREVLKLIYEAYEEMAEKEMGKIRREALEKFPIFDAVIWHRAGELDISENTILVVVSAKHRKEAFEACSWIVDEVKKRVPVWKREITTKGEFWIEGDKHIPAQ, encoded by the coding sequence ATGAAGAAAGTTCGACTAGTAAAAAAGCCTGAGGATTTTAATTTAGATGAGGCAGTATCACTTGTTTCAAATCCCTCTGTGGGAGCGATAGTTACATTTTTAGGGAAAGTGAGAAACGAAAATGCTGGAAGGGAGGTTCTTAAGCTTATTTACGAAGCATACGAGGAAATGGCTGAAAAAGAAATGGGGAAAATTAGAAGGGAGGCTCTTGAAAAGTTTCCAATATTTGATGCAGTTATATGGCATAGGGCTGGAGAGTTGGATATCTCTGAGAATACAATTTTGGTTGTGGTTTCAGCGAAGCATAGGAAGGAGGCATTTGAAGCTTGTTCCTGGATTGTAGATGAAGTTAAGAAGAGGGTGCCCGTATGGAAAAGAGAAATTACCACTAAGGGAGAATTTTGGATAGAGGGAGACAAACATATTCCAGCTCAGTAG
- a CDS encoding tetratricopeptide repeat protein, translating to MTSEDIINALKAGNIEKAKELLTKEIDRLTDEELREVLEVAEEVAKEKRDLELYKLVVYYYAEFFGISKLHEFEEFARKFETKGLLHVADLYSLLGYPEKALEIYEGVLAEEKRPEIVGEVYYSIAAIYEELQEYEKAIEFIRKAIEEFKAANAKRKELQARVYEGYLLYESGDKVKAKEILAKLLAEVEDKELIAQIHLAFEEMFEDEENYEAAFHECLYAMINSKDSDFFEIAFDGLVDLIWQAIIDDSFEEIYNSMPMFKVAFPELSDFFEGVRLIALYKDGKAGREDVSAILDRIKDERLLSILEFLGEAEL from the coding sequence ATGACAAGTGAAGATATTATTAATGCACTCAAAGCAGGCAATATTGAAAAAGCTAAGGAATTATTAACCAAAGAGATTGATAGATTAACAGATGAGGAACTAAGAGAAGTTTTGGAAGTAGCCGAAGAAGTGGCAAAAGAAAAAAGGGATTTAGAACTCTATAAACTCGTAGTATACTATTATGCAGAGTTTTTTGGAATAAGTAAACTCCATGAATTTGAAGAATTTGCGAGAAAATTTGAGACAAAAGGCCTACTTCATGTGGCCGACCTGTATTCCCTTCTCGGTTATCCAGAAAAAGCATTAGAAATTTATGAGGGAGTACTCGCAGAAGAAAAAAGGCCCGAAATAGTCGGAGAAGTATATTACAGCATAGCCGCAATTTATGAGGAACTACAAGAATACGAAAAGGCAATCGAGTTTATAAGAAAAGCCATTGAGGAGTTCAAGGCAGCAAATGCAAAAAGAAAAGAACTACAAGCCAGAGTCTACGAAGGTTACTTACTCTACGAATCAGGAGATAAAGTAAAAGCAAAAGAAATACTCGCAAAATTATTGGCAGAAGTTGAAGATAAAGAGCTAATAGCGCAAATTCACTTAGCCTTTGAAGAGATGTTTGAAGATGAGGAAAATTACGAAGCAGCATTTCATGAATGTCTATATGCAATGATAAACTCCAAAGACTCGGATTTCTTTGAAATAGCATTCGATGGTCTAGTAGACTTAATCTGGCAAGCAATAATCGACGACTCTTTTGAGGAAATATACAATAGCATGCCAATGTTTAAGGTAGCATTCCCAGAGCTTTCAGATTTCTTTGAAGGAGTAAGGCTAATAGCCCTTTATAAAGATGGAAAAGCTGGAAGAGAAGATGTCAGTGCAATTCTAGATAGAATAAAAGACGAGAGATTGTTATCAATACTCGAATTTTTGGGAGAGGCAGAGCTATGA
- a CDS encoding NAD(P)/FAD-dependent oxidoreductase, which produces MKYDVVVVGSGVAGPIVARDVAKAGFSVLLVDKKPAIGTPKQCAEGINVNVFKEFDIPYDKRFINREIYGARIYSPSGYTAELRYDKVSGVILERKVFDKMLAYYAAKAGADVWARTEVIDLLRKEGKIMGVKAKHEGELVEIEAKIIVAADGVESTVARLAGINTYAPPHEFDSAYEYEMIIEGYDPDLIHLWFGNEIAPRGYVWVFPKDEDRANVGIGINSDNEKTAKYYLDKWLKENNIPTKKILEINVGLVPVGGFVRELVKENVAVVGDAARQVNPVHGGGMYEAMKAANILAKWIVKALEEENLELLKNYTKEWWEVEGPKMERLLKLRRAMEKLTDEDIDVFVQLLGGTDLEKLAGGNYFEVVKALMKHPKVLMSKRRLEILKALL; this is translated from the coding sequence ATGAAGTACGATGTAGTGGTTGTTGGCTCAGGAGTTGCCGGTCCCATTGTGGCAAGAGACGTTGCAAAAGCTGGTTTTTCAGTTCTTCTTGTGGATAAAAAACCTGCAATTGGAACTCCAAAACAGTGTGCAGAGGGAATAAATGTTAACGTTTTCAAGGAATTTGACATTCCATATGATAAAAGGTTCATAAACAGAGAGATTTATGGGGCGAGGATTTACTCTCCTAGTGGATATACGGCCGAGCTTAGGTATGACAAGGTAAGTGGAGTTATACTTGAGAGAAAAGTCTTTGATAAAATGCTCGCCTATTATGCTGCAAAGGCTGGAGCTGATGTTTGGGCAAGGACCGAAGTTATCGATCTCCTAAGAAAGGAAGGTAAGATTATGGGGGTTAAGGCAAAACATGAAGGCGAGTTAGTCGAAATTGAGGCTAAGATAATAGTAGCGGCTGATGGAGTTGAAAGCACAGTTGCAAGGCTTGCGGGGATAAATACCTATGCTCCTCCCCATGAATTTGATTCAGCGTATGAATACGAAATGATAATCGAAGGATACGACCCAGACTTAATTCATTTGTGGTTTGGAAATGAAATTGCTCCTAGAGGATATGTTTGGGTATTTCCAAAAGATGAAGATAGGGCAAACGTCGGAATTGGAATAAACTCCGACAATGAGAAAACTGCCAAGTACTATCTGGACAAGTGGCTTAAAGAAAACAACATTCCCACGAAGAAAATATTGGAGATAAACGTTGGCCTTGTTCCAGTGGGTGGCTTTGTAAGAGAGTTAGTTAAAGAAAACGTGGCTGTAGTTGGAGATGCCGCCAGGCAAGTAAATCCAGTCCATGGAGGAGGAATGTATGAAGCAATGAAAGCTGCTAACATTTTGGCAAAGTGGATAGTTAAGGCACTGGAGGAGGAGAATCTAGAACTACTGAAGAACTATACCAAAGAGTGGTGGGAAGTTGAAGGGCCCAAGATGGAGAGACTACTGAAGCTTAGAAGGGCAATGGAAAAACTAACAGATGAGGACATAGATGTTTTCGTTCAATTACTTGGAGGGACTGACTTAGAAAAACTAGCTGGTGGAAATTATTTCGAGGTAGTAAAAGCTCTCATGAAGCATCCAAAAGTGTTAATGAGCAAAAGAAGGTTAGAAATACTCAAGGCTCTATTATGA
- a CDS encoding SPASM domain-containing protein, translated as MAESKVLTSMSIIESKGITTIGKPPWVLIPHAGQLERIILAIGKGKGKFSESKGITRSIGCIGNNEFILYREKIGIEKFKEILKEFYKLTPEGEVFITNYDSIEEGIELAEYSANLGLTTYLTVMSEDYHSIPQERKFKVILEVTLEELNHQIPDVDVLLLIVPYSQYNEIKNLDINFSGEIWVDIVYPPSARYLSNGNLFEIRRIVNPASITYHPCMAGLVAVSPEGFVTPCPLLRKFIVGDITKESLKAILRKQRLKKTWWKLTKDKIPQCKSCTFRYICHDCRALEYSATGEIFGTEYCSL; from the coding sequence GTGGCAGAGAGTAAAGTTCTGACTTCGATGTCTATTATAGAGAGTAAAGGTATAACAACAATAGGAAAACCACCATGGGTACTTATCCCACATGCAGGACAATTGGAGAGAATTATCTTGGCCATAGGAAAAGGAAAAGGCAAGTTTTCCGAGAGTAAGGGTATAACAAGAAGCATCGGATGTATTGGAAACAATGAATTTATTCTCTACAGGGAAAAGATAGGAATTGAAAAATTCAAGGAAATACTCAAAGAGTTTTATAAGTTGACTCCTGAAGGGGAGGTATTTATAACGAACTATGATTCTATCGAAGAGGGAATTGAGCTAGCTGAATATTCAGCAAATCTCGGATTGACAACTTATCTAACTGTGATGAGTGAAGATTATCATAGTATTCCCCAGGAAAGAAAATTTAAGGTTATTCTTGAAGTTACATTGGAAGAGTTAAACCACCAAATTCCCGATGTGGATGTTCTTTTGTTAATTGTTCCCTATTCTCAGTACAATGAAATAAAGAACCTAGATATAAACTTCAGCGGAGAAATATGGGTTGATATAGTATACCCTCCATCTGCAAGGTATTTATCTAATGGAAATCTATTTGAAATCAGAAGAATCGTTAATCCAGCCTCAATAACTTATCATCCTTGTATGGCAGGACTAGTGGCGGTTAGCCCAGAAGGGTTTGTAACACCCTGTCCCCTGTTAAGAAAGTTCATAGTTGGTGACATTACTAAGGAATCCTTAAAGGCAATACTAAGAAAGCAGAGACTAAAGAAAACATGGTGGAAATTAACTAAGGACAAAATTCCACAGTGTAAGTCGTGTACCTTCCGATATATTTGTCATGACTGCAGAGCTTTAGAGTACTCTGCTACTGGGGAAATTTTTGGAACTGAGTATTGTTCTCTCTAA
- a CDS encoding protein disulfide oxidoreductase: MGLISDADKKVIKEEFFSKMVNPVKLIVFVRKDHCQYCDQLKQLVQELSELTDKLSYEIVDFDTPEGKELAKRYRIDRAPATTITQDGKDFGVRYFGLPAGHEFAAFLEDIVDVSREETNLMDETKQAIRNIDQDVRILVFVTPTCPYCPLAVRMAHKFAIENTKAGKGKILGDMVEAIEYPEWADQYNVMAVPKIVIQVNGEDRVEFEGAYPEKMFLEKLLSALS; this comes from the coding sequence ATGGGATTGATTAGTGACGCTGACAAGAAGGTAATTAAGGAAGAGTTCTTTTCAAAAATGGTCAATCCAGTTAAGCTAATCGTTTTTGTGAGAAAGGACCACTGTCAATACTGTGACCAGCTAAAACAACTAGTTCAAGAGCTTTCTGAGCTAACAGACAAGCTCAGTTATGAAATTGTTGACTTCGACACACCAGAAGGCAAAGAGCTAGCCAAGAGGTATAGAATAGACAGAGCTCCAGCAACAACAATAACCCAAGATGGAAAGGACTTTGGAGTAAGGTACTTTGGATTACCGGCAGGTCATGAGTTCGCAGCATTCTTAGAGGACATTGTGGATGTTAGTAGAGAAGAAACAAACCTTATGGACGAGACAAAACAGGCCATCAGAAACATAGACCAGGATGTAAGAATATTGGTGTTTGTAACTCCAACATGCCCATACTGTCCACTTGCCGTTAGAATGGCTCACAAGTTTGCCATTGAAAACACAAAAGCTGGGAAAGGTAAGATACTTGGGGATATGGTCGAGGCCATTGAGTATCCAGAGTGGGCTGACCAGTACAATGTAATGGCAGTACCAAAAATTGTTATTCAGGTCAACGGAGAAGACAGAGTAGAATTTGAAGGAGCTTATCCAGAGAAAATGTTCTTAGAGAAGTTACTCTCAGCTCTCAGCTGA
- the surR gene encoding sulfur metabolism transcriptional regulator SurR has translation MEPDLFYILGNKVRRDLLSHLTCMECYFSLLSSKVSVSSTAVAKHLKIMEREGVLQSYEKEERFIGPTKKYYKISIAKSYVFTLTPEMFWYKGLDLGDAELRDFEISLSGLDTEPSTLKEMITDFIKANKELEKVLEAFKTIESYRSSLMRKIKEAYLKEIGDMTQLAILHYLLLNGRATVEELSDRLNLKEREVREKISEMARFVPVKIINDNTVVLDEDQILRGEGNEED, from the coding sequence ATGGAACCAGACTTGTTTTACATATTGGGGAACAAAGTAAGGCGGGATTTGTTATCTCACCTAACTTGTATGGAATGCTACTTTAGCCTTTTAAGTAGCAAAGTTTCAGTGTCATCAACTGCTGTGGCAAAGCATCTTAAGATAATGGAAAGAGAAGGTGTTCTTCAGTCCTACGAAAAAGAAGAACGCTTTATTGGGCCTACAAAAAAGTACTATAAAATTTCAATAGCGAAATCTTATGTTTTCACATTAACTCCAGAAATGTTTTGGTATAAAGGACTAGATCTGGGAGATGCTGAGCTTAGAGATTTTGAAATTAGTCTTTCTGGCCTAGATACTGAACCTTCAACATTAAAAGAAATGATTACTGACTTTATCAAAGCAAATAAAGAGCTTGAAAAAGTTCTGGAAGCATTTAAGACTATTGAGAGTTATAGAAGTTCTCTCATGAGGAAAATAAAGGAGGCATACTTAAAGGAGATCGGGGACATGACGCAATTGGCAATACTTCATTATCTCCTTCTCAATGGAAGGGCAACTGTAGAAGAGTTAAGTGATAGATTAAACTTAAAGGAGCGTGAAGTTAGAGAGAAAATATCTGAGATGGCTCGCTTTGTTCCAGTAAAGATAATAAATGACAACACTGTTGTTCTTGATGAAGATCAAATACTCAGAGGGGAGGGAAATGAAGAAGATTAA
- a CDS encoding ATPase domain-containing protein → MPLQPIRRVKSGIPGFDELIEGGFPEGTTVLLTGGTGTGKTTFAAQFIYKGAEEYGEPGVFVTLEERAKDLRREMAAFGWDFEKYEKEGKIAIIDGVSSIAGIPSEEKFVLEDRFNVENFLRYVYRVVKAINAKRLVIDSIPSIAMRLEEENRIREVLLKLNTILLEMGVTTILTTEAPDPQHGRISRYGIEEFIARGVVILDLQERNIELKRYILIRKMRGTRHSMKKYPFEIGPNGIVVYPSGEIY, encoded by the coding sequence ATGCCACTTCAACCAATTAGAAGAGTTAAAAGTGGAATTCCTGGATTTGATGAATTAATTGAGGGAGGTTTCCCTGAGGGTACTACAGTTCTGCTAACTGGCGGAACTGGAACAGGAAAAACTACATTTGCAGCTCAATTTATCTATAAAGGAGCTGAAGAATACGGAGAACCAGGAGTATTTGTAACATTGGAAGAGAGAGCTAAGGATTTGAGAAGGGAGATGGCCGCCTTTGGTTGGGATTTTGAGAAGTATGAAAAGGAAGGTAAAATCGCAATAATAGATGGAGTCAGCTCTATTGCTGGAATTCCAAGTGAAGAAAAATTCGTTTTAGAAGATAGATTTAATGTTGAAAACTTTCTAAGATACGTTTATAGGGTTGTCAAGGCTATTAATGCTAAGAGGTTGGTCATTGATTCTATACCATCAATAGCTATGAGACTTGAAGAAGAAAATAGAATAAGAGAAGTCTTGCTAAAGTTAAACACAATTTTACTTGAGATGGGAGTTACAACGATTTTAACTACTGAGGCGCCTGATCCTCAGCATGGGAGAATTAGCAGGTATGGAATAGAGGAGTTCATAGCTAGAGGAGTAGTGATATTAGATTTACAAGAAAGGAATATTGAGTTGAAGAGGTACATCTTGATAAGAAAAATGCGTGGTACCAGACACTCAATGAAGAAGTATCCCTTTGAAATAGGACCAAATGGAATTGTCGTGTATCCAAGTGGGGAAATTTATTAG
- a CDS encoding replication factor C small subunit → MSEEIREVKVLEKPWVEKYRPQRLDDIVGQEHIVKRLKHYVKTGSMPHLLFAGPPGVGKCLTGDTKVIANGQLFELGELVEKLSGGRFGPTPVKGLKVLGIDEDGKLREFEVQYVYKDRTDRLIKIKTQLGRELKVTPYHPLLVNRENGEIKWIKAEELKPGDKLAIPSFLPLITGENPLAEWLGYFMGSGYAYPSNSVITFTNEDPLIRQRFMELTEKLFPDAKIRERIHADGTPEVYVVSRKAWSLVNSISLTLIPREGWKGIRSFLRAYSDCNGRIESDAIVLSTDNNDMAQQIAYALASFGIIAKMDGEDVIISGSDNIERFLNEIGFSTQSKLKEAQKLIRKTNVRSDGLKINYELISYVKDRLRLNVNDKRNLSYRNAKELSWELMKEIYYRLEELERLKKVLSEPILIDWNEVAKKSDEVIEKAKIRAEKLLEYIKGERKPSFKEYIEIAKVLGINVERTIEAMKIFAKRYSSYAEIGRKLGTWNFNVKTILESDTVDNVEILEKIRKIELELIEEILSDGKLKEGIAYLIFLFQNELYWDEITEVKELRGDFIIYDLHVPGYHNFIAGNMPTVVHNTTAALALARELFGENWRHNFLELNASDERGINVIREKVKEFARTKPIGGASFKIIFLDEADALTQDAQQALRRTMEMFSSNVRFILSCNYSSKIIEPIQSRCAIFRFRPLRDEDIAKRLRYIAENEGLELTEEGLQAILYIAEGDMRRAINILQAAAALDKKITDENVFMVASRARPEDIREMMLLALKGNFLKAREKLREILLKQGLSGEDVLVQMHKEVFNLPIEEPKKVLLADKIGEYNFRLVEGANEIIQLEALLAQFTLIGKK, encoded by the coding sequence ATGAGCGAAGAGATTAGAGAAGTTAAGGTTCTAGAAAAACCCTGGGTTGAGAAGTATAGACCTCAAAGACTTGACGACATTGTAGGACAAGAGCACATAGTGAAAAGGCTCAAGCACTACGTCAAAACTGGATCAATGCCCCACCTACTCTTCGCAGGCCCCCCTGGTGTCGGAAAGTGTCTTACTGGAGATACCAAAGTTATAGCTAATGGCCAACTCTTTGAACTTGGAGAACTTGTTGAAAAGCTTTCTGGGGGGAGATTTGGACCAACTCCAGTTAAAGGGCTCAAAGTTCTTGGAATAGATGAGGATGGAAAGCTTAGAGAGTTTGAAGTCCAATACGTCTACAAAGATAGAACTGATAGGTTGATAAAGATAAAAACTCAGCTTGGCAGGGAGCTTAAAGTAACTCCGTATCACCCACTTCTAGTGAATAGAGAGAATGGCGAAATAAAGTGGATTAAGGCTGAAGAACTCAAACCTGGCGACAAGCTTGCAATACCGAGCTTTCTCCCACTTATAACTGGAGAAAATCCCCTTGCAGAGTGGCTTGGTTACTTTATGGGAAGTGGCTATGCTTATCCAAGTAATTCTGTCATCACGTTCACTAACGAAGATCCACTCATAAGACAACGCTTTATGGAACTAACAGAGAAACTTTTCCCTGATGCAAAGATAAGGGAAAGAATTCACGCTGATGGAACTCCAGAAGTTTATGTGGTATCTAGGAAAGCTTGGAGCCTTGTAAACTCTATTAGCTTAACATTAATACCCAGGGAGGGGTGGAAAGGAATTCGTTCTTTCCTTAGGGCATATTCCGACTGCAATGGTCGGATTGAAAGTGATGCAATAGTTTTATCAACCGATAACAATGATATGGCCCAGCAGATAGCCTATGCTTTAGCCAGCTTTGGAATAATAGCTAAAATGGATGGAGAAGATGTTATTATCTCAGGCTCGGACAACATAGAGAGGTTCCTAAATGAGATTGGCTTTAGCACCCAAAGCAAACTTAAAGAAGCCCAGAAGCTCATTAGAAAAACCAATGTAAGATCCGATGGACTAAAGATTAACTATGAGCTAATCTCCTATGTAAAAGACAGGCTTAGGTTAAATGTCAATGATAAAAGAAATTTGAGCTACAGAAATGCAAAGGAGCTTTCTTGGGAACTCATGAAAGAAATTTATTATCGCCTTGAGGAACTGGAGAGACTAAAGAAGGTCTTATCAGAACCCATCTTGATCGACTGGAATGAAGTAGCAAAGAAGAGTGATGAAGTAATAGAAAAAGCTAAAATTAGAGCAGAGAAGCTCCTAGAATACATAAAAGGAGAGAGAAAGCCAAGTTTCAAGGAGTACATTGAGATAGCAAAAGTCCTTGGAATTAACGTTGAACGTACCATCGAAGCTATGAAGATCTTTGCAAAGAGATACTCAAGCTATGCCGAGATTGGAAGAAAACTTGGAACTTGGAATTTCAATGTAAAAACAATTCTTGAGAGCGACACAGTGGATAACGTTGAAATCCTTGAAAAGATAAGGAAAATTGAGCTTGAGCTCATAGAGGAAATTCTTTCGGATGGAAAGCTCAAAGAAGGTATAGCATATCTCATTTTCCTCTTCCAGAATGAGCTTTACTGGGACGAGATAACTGAAGTAAAAGAGCTTAGGGGAGACTTTATAATCTATGATCTTCATGTTCCTGGCTACCACAACTTTATTGCTGGGAACATGCCAACAGTAGTCCATAACACTACAGCGGCTTTGGCCCTTGCAAGAGAGCTTTTCGGCGAAAACTGGAGGCATAACTTCCTCGAGTTGAATGCTTCAGATGAAAGAGGTATAAACGTAATTAGAGAGAAAGTTAAGGAGTTTGCGAGAACAAAGCCTATAGGAGGAGCAAGCTTCAAGATAATTTTCCTTGATGAGGCCGACGCTTTAACTCAAGATGCCCAACAAGCCTTAAGAAGAACCATGGAAATGTTCTCGAGTAACGTTCGCTTTATCTTGAGCTGTAACTACTCCTCCAAGATAATTGAACCCATACAGTCTAGATGTGCAATATTCCGCTTCAGACCTCTCCGCGATGAGGATATAGCGAAGAGACTAAGGTACATTGCCGAAAATGAGGGCTTAGAGCTAACTGAAGAAGGTCTCCAAGCAATACTTTACATAGCAGAAGGAGATATGAGAAGAGCAATAAACATTCTGCAAGCTGCAGCAGCTCTAGACAAGAAGATCACCGACGAAAACGTATTCATGGTAGCGAGTAGAGCTAGACCTGAAGATATAAGAGAGATGATGCTTCTTGCTCTCAAAGGCAACTTCTTGAAGGCCAGAGAAAAGCTTAGGGAGATACTTCTCAAGCAAGGACTTAGTGGAGAAGATGTACTAGTTCAGATGCACAAAGAAGTCTTCAACCTGCCAATAGAGGAGCCAAAGAAGGTTCTGCTTGCTGATAAGATAGGAGAGTATAACTTCAGACTCGTTGAAGGGGCTAATGAAATAATTCAGCTTGAAGCACTCTTAGCACAGTTCACCCTAATTGGGAAGAAGTGA
- a CDS encoding NAD+ synthase yields the protein MRRLNFEKVVTRLVEFIKENAKQGVVIGISGGVDSATVAYLATKALGKDKILGLIMPYYENKDVEDAKLVAENLGIRYKIINIKPIVDTIQSSLDVALDRKSLGNIMARVRMVLLYSYANSLGRLVLGTSNRSEFLTGYFTKWGDGASDYAPLINIYKTEVWEVARIIGVPQSIVEKKPSAGLWEGQTDEDELGISYKLLDELLWRLVDLKMSKEEIANELNVSEEIVEHVEKLVKNSEHKRRLPIGPKVDDLIIEP from the coding sequence ATGAGAAGACTAAATTTTGAAAAGGTAGTAACTAGGTTAGTAGAATTCATCAAAGAAAATGCCAAGCAAGGGGTGGTTATCGGAATCAGTGGGGGAGTTGACAGTGCAACAGTAGCGTATCTAGCAACAAAGGCTCTAGGAAAAGACAAAATTCTTGGCCTAATAATGCCCTACTATGAAAACAAGGATGTTGAAGATGCAAAATTGGTGGCAGAAAATCTTGGAATACGATACAAAATAATTAACATAAAACCAATAGTTGACACTATTCAGTCCTCCCTGGATGTAGCTCTCGACAGGAAAAGCCTGGGAAATATAATGGCAAGGGTAAGAATGGTGCTTCTTTACTCTTACGCAAACTCTCTAGGAAGACTTGTTCTTGGAACTAGCAACAGAAGCGAGTTTCTCACAGGATATTTCACAAAGTGGGGAGATGGAGCTAGTGACTATGCTCCTCTAATAAACATATACAAAACAGAAGTGTGGGAGGTTGCAAGGATTATAGGTGTACCACAGAGCATAGTGGAGAAAAAACCAAGTGCAGGACTGTGGGAAGGACAGACTGATGAAGATGAACTAGGAATTTCATATAAGCTCCTAGATGAGTTACTATGGAGACTTGTAGATCTCAAAATGAGCAAAGAAGAGATTGCAAATGAACTAAATGTGTCAGAAGAAATAGTAGAACACGTTGAAAAATTAGTGAAAAACAGCGAGCATAAGAGGAGACTCCCCATTGGACCGAAAGTTGATGATCTCATAATAGAGCCTTGA
- a CDS encoding DUF362 domain-containing protein — MKKIKVLVNEDKCYLCGGCAGVCPALAIRVSSSWQFFEDKCISCMICIKACPVGALSYEEVAQ; from the coding sequence ATGAAGAAGATTAAGGTTCTTGTAAACGAAGACAAGTGCTATCTATGTGGGGGATGTGCAGGAGTTTGTCCGGCATTGGCAATAAGGGTCTCATCATCATGGCAGTTCTTTGAAGATAAGTGCATTTCTTGTATGATATGCATAAAGGCTTGTCCTGTGGGAGCTCTCAGTTATGAGGAGGTGGCACAATGA